Sequence from the Maribellus comscasis genome:
ATTTGTACACCGGCAGCACGACCTTGTAACGCCTGCGCTACATTAAGAGATGGGAAAGCAGAAATCTCCTCTGTTCCTACTGTTGAAACAGAGCCGGTTAGATCACTTTTCTTAACCGCACCATATCCAATTACTACAACCTCTTCAAGGCCTACTACATCTTCTTTTAAAGTGATGTTAACCATTGTTTGAGTGCCCGGAGTTACTTCTTTTGATATATAACCGATGAAAGAAGCAACAAGGACCACATCTCCTTCAGGAACATCGGGGATAACAAAGTTCCCATCCAAATCAGTTACTGTCCCGATAGTAGTGCCTTTTACAACTACTGTTGCCCCGACAAGAGGCTCTCCGCTTTCAGAGTTTATTTTACCTCTAATTGCATTTTGTGGAACAACTGTTTTATTTGGAGAAATTACAATAAGATTATTTGCAAGTATAGAATATTTGCTACCGGTTCCTTCCAACAAATTATCCAGAATTTGTTCCACCGTTTTATTTTTGACATTTACTGTCTCATGTTTTCTATTTTCTAATAAATCGTTATTGTACAGAAATTTAAATTCACTTTGATTTTCAATTTCCTCGAAAACATCAACCAAAGTTACATTATGCAAGTTAACAGAAAGTTTTGTCTCCTGCGAATAGGCAGTTCCAAAAACCTGTACTGTTGTAAGCAGCAAGAAAAGAAATGTAAATTTCATAGTTAATAAAATTTTCAATAGGCTCTTTTTTAGGCAAAAGCCATCAGTTTCAAACTTTTTTTTCATAGTTTTGATTTCCTTTAATTAAATAATTATGTAATTTTTTCCGTTGAAAAACGGATGAATTCCAAATCGGGGAATGTTGACGCATTTCCCGATTTTTGCAGGGAAACTAAGTTTTATTTTTCATGAGTTTTATTTTTTATCTGTTTATAAATTCTGTTTGCTTAGTTTTTAAGTTTCTCAATTTCAATTCGGTTTTTCTCCATTTCATAAGTAAAAGGCAACGAAATACTTAAAGCATCAATAGCCTGTTCGATGGTTTCTTTTTCAAATATTCCGGTATATCTTGCGCTTTTTAGTTCCTCATCTTTGATAATTATCTGCACGTTATACCAACGTTCCATTTTTACTGCTAACTCATCAAATCTTTCACCTCTAAAAACCAGTTTATTATCCTTCCAGGAAACAAAAGGTTCTACGTCCACCTCTCCGTTAATTTTCATGATTGGCTGCAATTTGGCCTTTTCCAACTCTTCTGATTCTTTCTCATCTTCCAAGTCGGTCTGGTTATTCGATTTTTTTTCCGGGTCTAAGATCTCAACCGCATTTTGGCTTTTAATTAACACAGCCTGTTCCTTTGGCTTCAGATATATGGGTTCCTTTATTAACTTTTCGCCTATTTTGCCGGTGATAGAAATTGAACCATTAACCAAAGTAGTTTCAACAACATCTTCATCATTGTATGATTTGACATTGAATTTAGTACCCAAAACCTGAATATTTATAGATGAAGTTTTTACATTCAGTTTCCGCTTTGGATTCTTCATAATATCAAAATATGCTTCGCCCTCCAAAAAAAGATTTACCTCTTTTCCTTTAAAATCCGCAGGATATTTTATTTGAGATCCTGAATTCACCCAAACTTTGCTTCCATCAGGAAGCAATACTTCAGATCTTGCTCCGTAAGGAACCGTAACACTTGAATATGATGCTTTTTCGGGAATAATTTTCCGGACAAAAAAACCTACTCCAAAGGTAATAATCACAAGAGCTGCTATTTGCAATACCGTTTTCAGATTTTGGGTTAAAATTTTCCTTTCTTTAAAATGTTTTGATTCTTCTTCTATCGCCAGCAATGCAAATTTTTCCCACTCCGAATCGATGTTTGCATTTTTTATTTTGGTGTCGTATTGCGCGGTTTCCCAAATATCTTTTAAATGATAATAAAGCTTTTCATTTTCGTGGTCAGAATAAACCCACTTAAAAAGCTTTACCTGTTCATGCTCCGAAATATCATTTTTTAGTCTCCTGACAATCAGACTTATGTACAAATCATCTATTTTCATTCCGGTAGTTGTTTATATTATGACAATCGATTGCATAAAACTACGTCAAAATGAAGCGATTTTTTATTTTTTTGAAAAAAATCCCAGAAAAAGAGTTAAAACTTTGTTTTTGAATTTTTCGCGAAGAATAACCATCGCTCTGTAGATTTGGGTTTCAACTGTGCGAACAGGCAGCTGAAGTTTCTCTGCTATTTCTTTATTCTTCAACTCCTCAAAACGACTCATTTTAAAAGGAATACGATATTTATCAGGAAGTTCATCTACCGCTTTCTTTAAGTCTTGATGCCACTCTTTCTCCACCAATGTCTGATGCGTATCGTAAAACTGAATTTCACGGGCAGAACGTTCAATTTCAGCCGCTTTAAACTCACGTTCAACACGTAAATGTTCCAGATAGTTTAAACAGTTATTTCTTACAGAACGATATAAAAAAGCTTTTAGATTGTCTATTTTTTTTTCCTTTTGTTTCAATATGTTGAGGAAAGCATCTTGCACCAGATCTTTAGCGACCTCTTCACTTTCCACAAATTTGAGCGCATAAAAAAAAAGGGGAGCATACATTTGCCGAAATATATGCTCCAACAGTACACTTTGACTCTCTTTTAAATTATATTTTTCTCTGTCTTCGTCCATAAATAATCCCTCCCAAAGAGGAACTTTTCTTACTCGTTCATCCCCAACTGATCAAAAATAAAGGCGTATTCCAAAGCGATATTTTCTATCCATTGAAAACGCCCCGACGCCCCTCCGTGGCCATAATCCATGTTCACATGAAAAATTAACAAATTATCGTCGGTTTTTAGATCGCGTAATTTAGCCACCCATTTTGTCGGCTCCCAATATTGAACCTGCGAATCGTGTAATCCGGTGGTTACCATCATCGCCGGATAATCTTTTTTTGCCACATTATCATAGGGTGAATACGACATCATGTAATAATAATACTTTTCAATTTTGGGATTTCCCCATTCATCAAACTCACTGGTGGTAAGCGGGATACTTTCATCAAGCATGGTTGTTACTACGTCAACAAAAGGAACATCGGCAATTACACCTTTGTATAAATCAGGGCGAAGATTCACAACAGCTCCCATCAAAAGGCCTCCTGCACTGCCGCCGTTGGCAAACAATTTATCGGGGTTTGTATAACCTTCGTCGATCAGAAATTGAGCACAATCATTAAAATCGGTGAATGTATTCATTTTGTTTAAAAGCTTCCCGTCTTCGTACCATGCACGCCCGTTAATTTGTCCGCCGCGAATATGAGCTATGGCGTACACAAATCCCCGGTCAAGCAAGGGTAAAATGGAAAGCCGGAAAGTTGGATCAATTGTATATCCATACGAACCGTAACCATAAATCAATGCCGGATTGGTTCCATCTTTTTCCAATCCTTTTTTATACACCAGCGATATCGGAATCTTTGTTCCGTCCATTGCCGTCGCATAAATACGCCGGGTCTCATAATCATCTTTGTTAAATCCACCCAAAACCTCGGTTTGTTTCAACAGCTTCCTTTCTTTATTTTTCATATTGAAATCGAAAACCGAATGGGGTGTCGTTAAAGAACTATAGCTAAACCTAAAAATATCGGTATCAAAATCATAGTTTATATCTGAACCTACAGTGTAAACTTCTTCATCAAAATCGATATAATACTCGTCACCATTCCAGGGCATGACCCGTAATTGTGTGATTCCTTCTTTTCGTTCAGAAACGACAAGATCGTCCTTAAAAATATCAAAATCGGAAAAATATACATCTTTACGATGCGGAATAACTTCTTCCCAGTTTTCCTTTTCTGTTTCGCTTACAGGTGTTCTTACCAATTTAAAATTTAAAGCATTCAAATTTGTACGGATGTAAAAATAGTCGCCAAAATGATCGACCGCGTATTCCAATCCCCTTGTTCGTGGCTGGATGATTTTGAATTCTCCCCGTGGATTGTTCGCATCCAGAAAACGATATTCCGAGGTAAGTGTACTCTCGCTCCCGATAATCAAATATTTATTCGATTTTGTTTTATAAATAAAAGTTGAAAATGTTTCATCTTCTTCATAAAATACTTCCACATCATTTTCAACCGGTGTTCCCAGAATGTGTTTCATTATTTTTTCGGAACGCAGTGTCACATCATCTTTTAAAACATAATACACTGTTTTATTGTCGTTTGCCCATACGGAACTCCCGGTTGTTAAAGGGATAGCATCATCAAATATTTCGCCTGTTTCCAGAATTTTAAAATGAATGGTATATTTCCTTCGGCTCACGGTATCAACACCAAAAGCAACAATTTTATTATCGGGACTAACCGAGGCTCCTCCCAACTGGTAAAAATCATAACCTTCGGCCATTTTGTTTACGTCCAACACCACTTCCTCGTCAGTATCTAATGAGCCCTTTTTGCGGCAATACAAATAGTATTCTTTTTCAGGAACCGTTCTTTGATAATAATAATAACCGTTTTTTTTATACGGCACCGATTCGTCCTCCTGTTTTATTTTCGATTTGATCTCTTCATACAGCTTTCCCTGTATGGGTTTGGTGTGTTCCATAACCGCATCAGTATAAGCATTTTCAGCTTCCAGGTACTCAATCACCTTTGGATCTTCCCGGTCATTCATCCAAAAGTAATTATCAGTTCGGCTTTCTCCGTGGTTGGTTAACTCTGTTGGGTTTTTATCGGCAACAGGTGGCATTATCTTTTCTTTTGTATTACAAGCCCACAAAAATAAGAATACCAGTGAAAGTGGAAAAATTAAAGTTTTCATAGCGCATTGTTTTAATTTGAAGGGCTAAAATACGATATTGGAACATAAATTCCGATATTTGTCCATCTGAAATTATGCAGATACAAATTATTATAGCAGTTTACTTTCTGGCTTTAATTGTTATCGGGGTATTTTCTTTTTTTAAGATAAAAACCCCTGGCGATTATTATGTTGCAGGGAAAAAAGCCGGATTTATTCCGGTTAGTGGAAGTTTGCTTGCAACTCTTCTCGGAGGGTCAGCAATTTTGGGAACTATTGAGCTTGGGCAGCAAATCGGATGGGCTGCACTTTGGTTGCTGTTTTCAGCAGCTTCCGGTTTACTGTTTCTCGTTCCACTTTCAAAATATGTAAAACGATTTGGAAATTTTACTCTCCCTGAACTTCTGGGTAAATTTTATGGAAAAAGAGCTGAAATTATTGCTTCGGCTGTTATTCCTGTTGCCTGGCTTGGAATAGTGGCTGCACAAATTATAGCTGCTGCAAAAATTTTAAGCGGACTGCATATTGTGAGCTACTACCCGGCCGCCATCGTTTCCGGTGTAGTATTTATTGTGTATACCTTAATTGGTGGCCAGCACAGCATCATCAAAACTGATACAATTCAATCGGTTTTGATAATAGCCGGAATAATTCTCATTACTTTTTATGCGGTTGAACACCCGACTTCCGGTGAGGTAGAGCATTTCTCCCCTACTTTACTTTTTAATAACAATTTTAAACCGTTTGATCTTTTAATACTTCTTCTTACCTATTCCGTAACATTTGTTGTTGGCCCCGATATTTATTCCAGGTTATTTTGTGCAAAAGATGAAAAAACGGCTTCAAAAAGTGTGCTTACGGTAGCGCTTATTCTTATTCCCTTGTCATTTGCACTCACTTACCTGGGAATTTATTCCAACACAGTTGAATCGGCCGGTATTATCGATTTTGCAGAACATCTTTTACCCGGTTGGATGTATGGATTATTTCTTGCTGCTTTATTATCTGCTGTTATGTCTTCAGCCGATACTACTTTGCTCACCTCTTCGATTATTTTGGGAGAACTTGCAAGCGGAGATCTAAGCGGGAAATCGTCCATAAAACTCACCCGATTTTTAGTTGTCATATTGGGAGTTACAAGCATCCTAATCGCGTTGTTTGTAAACTCAGTCATCCAGTCGTTACTTTTTGCGCTAACATTGTTTTCCGGGGCTTTTACTGTTCCAACTTTATTCGGGTTATTAAGAATTAAGGTGGATAACAGGCAAATAATTCCCGCTATTGTTTCCGGCGGGACAATCGCATTAACCGGGAAGATCGTCAATACTTATTTTAATGATCTTACAGGGAACATAATAATTATTTTTTCCTTTCTGATAAGTACAATCATCTTGTTTTCAACGACAACAAAAAAGCAGAGGAAGTAAATCCTTTTCAAAATCAGAATGAACCTGTTGAATCTTCTTTTTTTTTATATATTCAACCCATATTAACAAACTTAAAGGAACTAGCTGCCATAAAAAATTCTAAGTAATAAATTAGAATTAAACTTGATTTATGGAAAATTCGGAAAAATACAAAAGACTGATAGAAAGCCTCGAAAACGAATACTTTTTCTACTCCCACAATTTAGAAGGTAAATATCTTTATATAAGCCCTTCTGTTGAAAAGGTTCTCGGTTATTCAGTTGAAGAAGCGTATGGTGGAATTGTTAAACACATGACCAACAGTGAACGTAATAAAAAAACTATCGAAACACTAAAAAAGAGTGCCGGTGGAGAAAAACAAAAAACCTTTGAATTTGAATTATTTACCAAAGA
This genomic interval carries:
- a CDS encoding RNA polymerase sigma-70 factor, which gives rise to MDEDREKYNLKESQSVLLEHIFRQMYAPLFFYALKFVESEEVAKDLVQDAFLNILKQKEKKIDNLKAFLYRSVRNNCLNYLEHLRVEREFKAAEIERSAREIQFYDTHQTLVEKEWHQDLKKAVDELPDKYRIPFKMSRFEELKNKEIAEKLQLPVRTVETQIYRAMVILREKFKNKVLTLFLGFFSKK
- a CDS encoding FecR family protein — encoded protein: MKIDDLYISLIVRRLKNDISEHEQVKLFKWVYSDHENEKLYYHLKDIWETAQYDTKIKNANIDSEWEKFALLAIEEESKHFKERKILTQNLKTVLQIAALVIITFGVGFFVRKIIPEKASYSSVTVPYGARSEVLLPDGSKVWVNSGSQIKYPADFKGKEVNLFLEGEAYFDIMKNPKRKLNVKTSSINIQVLGTKFNVKSYNDEDVVETTLVNGSISITGKIGEKLIKEPIYLKPKEQAVLIKSQNAVEILDPEKKSNNQTDLEDEKESEELEKAKLQPIMKINGEVDVEPFVSWKDNKLVFRGERFDELAVKMERWYNVQIIIKDEELKSARYTGIFEKETIEQAIDALSISLPFTYEMEKNRIEIEKLKN
- a CDS encoding sodium:solute symporter family protein encodes the protein MQIQIIIAVYFLALIVIGVFSFFKIKTPGDYYVAGKKAGFIPVSGSLLATLLGGSAILGTIELGQQIGWAALWLLFSAASGLLFLVPLSKYVKRFGNFTLPELLGKFYGKRAEIIASAVIPVAWLGIVAAQIIAAAKILSGLHIVSYYPAAIVSGVVFIVYTLIGGQHSIIKTDTIQSVLIIAGIILITFYAVEHPTSGEVEHFSPTLLFNNNFKPFDLLILLLTYSVTFVVGPDIYSRLFCAKDEKTASKSVLTVALILIPLSFALTYLGIYSNTVESAGIIDFAEHLLPGWMYGLFLAALLSAVMSSADTTLLTSSIILGELASGDLSGKSSIKLTRFLVVILGVTSILIALFVNSVIQSLLFALTLFSGAFTVPTLFGLLRIKVDNRQIIPAIVSGGTIALTGKIVNTYFNDLTGNIIIIFSFLISTIILFSTTTKKQRK
- a CDS encoding S9 family peptidase, whose translation is MKTLIFPLSLVFLFLWACNTKEKIMPPVADKNPTELTNHGESRTDNYFWMNDREDPKVIEYLEAENAYTDAVMEHTKPIQGKLYEEIKSKIKQEDESVPYKKNGYYYYQRTVPEKEYYLYCRKKGSLDTDEEVVLDVNKMAEGYDFYQLGGASVSPDNKIVAFGVDTVSRRKYTIHFKILETGEIFDDAIPLTTGSSVWANDNKTVYYVLKDDVTLRSEKIMKHILGTPVENDVEVFYEEDETFSTFIYKTKSNKYLIIGSESTLTSEYRFLDANNPRGEFKIIQPRTRGLEYAVDHFGDYFYIRTNLNALNFKLVRTPVSETEKENWEEVIPHRKDVYFSDFDIFKDDLVVSERKEGITQLRVMPWNGDEYYIDFDEEVYTVGSDINYDFDTDIFRFSYSSLTTPHSVFDFNMKNKERKLLKQTEVLGGFNKDDYETRRIYATAMDGTKIPISLVYKKGLEKDGTNPALIYGYGSYGYTIDPTFRLSILPLLDRGFVYAIAHIRGGQINGRAWYEDGKLLNKMNTFTDFNDCAQFLIDEGYTNPDKLFANGGSAGGLLMGAVVNLRPDLYKGVIADVPFVDVVTTMLDESIPLTTSEFDEWGNPKIEKYYYYMMSYSPYDNVAKKDYPAMMVTTGLHDSQVQYWEPTKWVAKLRDLKTDDNLLIFHVNMDYGHGGASGRFQWIENIALEYAFIFDQLGMNE